A genomic segment from Gracilimonas sediminicola encodes:
- a CDS encoding type II toxin-antitoxin system VapC family toxin, with the protein MNVLDSSGWLEYFTDGKYADTFEPIIENDEELLVPSICFYEVYKVLNRELGKSKALDGIALMANGKEVSVDQEIALTAAQINAELKLPMADSMIYAISQKYEAELWTLDSDFEGLEGVKYFSKKG; encoded by the coding sequence TTGAATGTTTTAGACTCATCGGGATGGCTGGAATATTTCACGGATGGTAAATATGCAGATACATTTGAGCCCATTATTGAAAATGATGAAGAGTTATTGGTGCCTTCCATTTGTTTTTATGAAGTCTATAAAGTGTTAAATAGGGAGCTGGGAAAATCAAAGGCGCTGGATGGGATAGCGCTCATGGCTAATGGTAAGGAGGTATCGGTGGATCAGGAAATTGCACTTACGGCTGCACAAATAAATGCGGAGTTAAAATTGCCTATGGCAGACTCCATGATTTATGCAATTTCCCAAAAATATGAGGCTGAGCTCTGGACTTTAGATTCTGATTTCGAGGGGCTGGAAGGGGTGAAATACTTTTCGAAGAAGGGTTGA
- a CDS encoding AbrB/MazE/SpoVT family DNA-binding domain-containing protein produces METVKISPKFQVVIPAKVRKSLNLKAGQRVRMIPIDGKIEVVPVPEAKSLRGFAKGIDTSIEREEDRF; encoded by the coding sequence ATGGAAACAGTAAAAATATCTCCAAAATTTCAGGTGGTTATTCCTGCTAAGGTTAGGAAATCTCTGAACCTGAAAGCAGGTCAACGTGTACGGATGATTCCTATAGATGGAAAAATCGAGGTTGTTCCCGTTCCTGAAGCAAAATCATTGCGAGGTTTTGCCAAGGGTATTGATACTTCCATTGAGCGGGAGGAGGATCGGTTTTGA
- a CDS encoding DUF885 family protein, protein MRTSLLAFFTSLFLCSIQYEIQAQTTFSSIEDAIIVYQEDSGALSRKYSVENSEQYFTRFDDFYTLWLSYLDEINFRELAHPDKVDFLLFKNDLERSLYFLQADRQRFNEVSERIPAKNGMMDFITERRSGTSLDGKEVATRFNNWHSETATLLNELEQTLKLSKQQAGLVAGIIEERREAITEAYEFYYGYDPDFTWWVEKPYAALTASLEEYEKALAQHYNQKPEDDDGSGIIGNPIGEDEIIRRLGFEMISYTPQELIDIANEQYAWTYNEMLKASRELGYGDDWKAALEYVKTTHVPAGEQPPLVKDLADEAVTFLEERDLLTIPPLAKETWRMVMLSPEWQKIAPFFLGGEVVRIAYPTNTMTHEEKMMSMRGNNPHFSKAVVHHELIPGHHLQQFMNRRYETHRRMFRTPFWTEGWALYWEFVLWEKDFPDNPEDKIGMLYWRMHRAARIVFSLNYHLGNWSPQECIDYLVDKVGHEYANAEAEVRRSFEGNYGPLYQIAYMVGAMQFYSLRQELVESGQMTEKEFHDTILQNNSIPVAMVKALLTNQELDKDFKSTWKFGDYIEGMK, encoded by the coding sequence ATGCGAACATCATTGCTGGCCTTTTTTACTTCACTTTTTCTGTGTTCTATTCAATATGAAATTCAGGCTCAGACTACCTTTTCTTCCATTGAAGATGCCATTATTGTTTACCAGGAAGATTCCGGGGCATTATCCAGGAAATATTCTGTAGAAAACTCCGAACAATATTTCACCCGTTTTGATGACTTTTATACCCTGTGGCTGAGCTACCTGGATGAAATTAACTTCCGTGAACTGGCTCATCCTGATAAAGTGGACTTCCTCCTTTTCAAGAATGATCTGGAACGCTCCTTATACTTCCTGCAAGCTGATCGCCAGCGGTTTAACGAGGTTTCGGAACGTATTCCGGCCAAAAATGGAATGATGGATTTTATTACCGAGAGAAGGTCAGGTACTTCCTTGGATGGAAAAGAGGTAGCCACCCGGTTTAACAATTGGCATTCAGAAACAGCTACTTTGCTGAATGAACTGGAGCAAACCCTCAAGCTTTCCAAACAACAGGCCGGGTTAGTAGCCGGTATAATTGAAGAACGAAGAGAGGCGATTACCGAAGCCTATGAGTTTTACTATGGCTACGACCCGGATTTCACCTGGTGGGTGGAGAAACCCTATGCAGCTCTTACGGCCTCTCTTGAAGAATATGAAAAAGCCCTTGCTCAACACTACAATCAAAAACCAGAAGATGATGACGGTTCAGGAATCATCGGTAACCCCATTGGTGAAGATGAAATTATCCGCCGGCTGGGCTTCGAGATGATTTCATACACGCCTCAGGAACTCATAGATATTGCCAACGAACAGTATGCGTGGACTTATAATGAAATGCTGAAAGCCTCCCGGGAGCTGGGCTACGGCGATGACTGGAAGGCAGCCCTGGAGTATGTAAAGACAACACACGTCCCCGCCGGAGAACAACCTCCGTTGGTTAAGGATTTAGCAGACGAAGCCGTCACCTTCCTGGAAGAAAGAGACCTGCTCACCATTCCACCCCTGGCCAAGGAAACCTGGCGCATGGTAATGTTGAGCCCGGAATGGCAAAAAATTGCCCCCTTCTTTTTGGGTGGAGAAGTGGTAAGAATAGCCTATCCCACTAATACGATGACTCACGAAGAAAAAATGATGAGCATGCGGGGGAATAATCCTCACTTTTCCAAGGCGGTAGTCCATCATGAACTCATTCCCGGCCATCATTTACAGCAATTTATGAACCGGCGATATGAAACCCACCGCCGGATGTTCAGAACGCCTTTCTGGACGGAGGGATGGGCACTGTATTGGGAGTTCGTGCTTTGGGAAAAAGATTTCCCTGACAATCCGGAAGACAAAATCGGGATGTTGTACTGGAGAATGCACCGTGCCGCCCGTATTGTGTTTTCACTGAATTACCATCTTGGAAACTGGTCGCCACAGGAATGTATTGATTATCTGGTGGATAAAGTCGGCCATGAATATGCCAATGCCGAAGCAGAAGTACGCCGCTCGTTTGAAGGTAACTATGGTCCGTTATATCAAATTGCCTACATGGTTGGAGCCATGCAGTTTTATTCACTGCGACAGGAACTGGTCGAGTCCGGGCAAATGACCGAAAAGGAATTTCACGACACCATCCTCCAAAACAACAGCATTCCCGTTGCCATGGTGAAAGCCTTGCTCACCAATCAGGAATTGGACAAAGATTTTAAATCAACCTGGAAGTTTGGGGATTACATAGAGGGGATGAAGTAG
- a CDS encoding PEGA domain-containing protein: MVDKKFENPHLIKRGDSVRINPGKSHITVVWRTINDHSFTINAKPGETVGRQIVHTFPPYPKTSYKAIIGEPNLTIITDPNSSIYFDGEYVGEHIAKVVALTGKHKLVIKHPEFGSLTKRIDTKIYEQTHIERYNKSPSDLSFATQLLPGAAYVSKKQNYRAGVTYGLLAGLSIQLFRQQKAYTNKKNEFSNWKQLYNRSQTTEELIEYREKAEKAQRNLDKISEKFNAYLLGLGAVYIISTLDGIRKPRQGYKHNSNNFYANASVSAVSIMDGIVPQLTLKFSLK; encoded by the coding sequence GTGGTTGATAAGAAATTTGAAAACCCTCACTTAATAAAAAGAGGTGACAGTGTCCGCATAAATCCTGGGAAAAGTCATATAACCGTTGTCTGGAGAACGATCAATGACCACTCATTCACTATTAATGCCAAACCGGGAGAAACTGTCGGGAGGCAGATCGTCCACACTTTCCCTCCCTACCCAAAAACTTCTTATAAAGCAATAATAGGAGAACCTAATCTTACAATTATTACCGATCCTAACTCTTCTATTTATTTTGATGGTGAATATGTAGGAGAGCATATTGCCAAAGTTGTAGCTTTAACAGGTAAACATAAATTAGTTATTAAACATCCTGAATTTGGAAGTTTAACAAAAAGAATTGACACAAAAATCTATGAGCAAACTCATATAGAAAGATATAATAAAAGCCCTTCCGACCTCTCATTTGCTACACAATTATTACCCGGAGCCGCATATGTTTCAAAAAAACAGAATTATAGAGCTGGAGTAACCTATGGATTATTGGCAGGCCTCTCTATCCAGCTCTTTAGGCAGCAGAAGGCTTATACAAATAAGAAAAATGAATTTAGTAACTGGAAACAACTTTATAACAGATCTCAAACAACTGAAGAACTTATTGAATACAGAGAGAAAGCAGAAAAAGCCCAAAGGAATTTGGATAAAATTAGTGAAAAATTTAATGCATACCTCTTAGGTCTGGGAGCTGTGTATATAATATCTACACTTGATGGGATTAGGAAACCAAGACAAGGCTATAAGCATAACTCAAATAATTTCTATGCCAATGCATCAGTATCTGCAGTTTCAATTATGGATGGAATTGTTCCCCAACTAACTTTAAAGTTTTCATTGAAATGA
- a CDS encoding DUF5683 domain-containing protein, producing the protein MVKYLFIFLLFPSTTLLAQEQSGFIKFEFNTDSAYVIPGNDLLDAVKIASGDTLKFRSGIHLISLQTHFDKSETSYIQVLTDSTVTYSHRFNDRNFGTAILTNNVAARHYYDANVIVLTDEDSDIYYNGKYQGTGFAKFNTNQEIGDLEIENPDFGNTKRRLNIPEPRLTFIADKLRPDKSQSRIYSVFPGLSQFYKKQHFKALLFGASTAALFTYAGLKSSDYQRELDLFHEYQEKYNNANSEQEALRLGDLAERQKSEVQRIDNQRRGLLLAGILIYGYNIYDAFTSKPAGGYRKKQKDLQFYLSQKEITGSVGTVGTLRYNF; encoded by the coding sequence ATGGTAAAATATCTTTTTATATTCCTCTTATTCCCTTCAACTACCTTATTAGCTCAAGAACAATCCGGTTTTATAAAATTCGAATTCAATACCGATTCAGCCTACGTAATACCCGGAAATGATCTTTTAGATGCTGTTAAGATTGCCTCAGGAGACACTTTAAAATTTAGGTCTGGTATTCATCTGATATCTTTACAAACCCACTTTGATAAAAGCGAAACCTCTTATATACAGGTGTTAACTGACTCTACAGTGACCTATTCTCATAGATTTAATGACAGAAATTTTGGGACTGCAATCCTTACTAATAATGTAGCTGCGCGGCATTATTATGATGCTAACGTTATTGTTCTTACTGACGAGGATTCGGACATCTATTACAATGGTAAATATCAGGGAACCGGTTTCGCAAAGTTTAACACCAATCAAGAAATTGGAGACCTTGAAATTGAAAATCCGGATTTTGGGAATACGAAAAGACGATTAAACATACCTGAACCAAGACTGACGTTTATTGCCGACAAATTAAGGCCAGACAAATCGCAATCCAGAATCTACTCTGTATTTCCGGGTCTAAGTCAATTTTACAAAAAACAGCATTTCAAAGCCCTTCTGTTTGGGGCTTCCACTGCAGCCTTATTTACTTATGCCGGTCTGAAATCCTCCGATTACCAAAGAGAACTGGATCTTTTCCATGAATATCAGGAAAAGTATAACAATGCCAATTCTGAACAGGAAGCTTTGCGTTTAGGTGATTTAGCTGAACGCCAGAAATCTGAAGTTCAGCGAATAGACAACCAGCGCCGGGGGTTATTACTGGCAGGAATTCTAATCTATGGATATAACATCTACGATGCTTTTACAAGCAAGCCTGCTGGCGGTTACAGGAAGAAGCAAAAAGATTTACAGTTTTACCTATCCCAGAAAGAGATTACAGGAAGTGTAGGAACCGTTGGAACATTAAGATATAATTTCTAA
- a CDS encoding fibronectin type III domain-containing protein, which translates to MKKYILFILFFIFGLLLSNCSTGPDFERENSRDPAAGNFQPNMHSLQVELNNDKTVTLNWKDGSGFEDGIIIAKSLGENGLFTILDTLSANSVSYTDNSKLLDLNTTYFIGGFKNGTTPIDSSRFLSRRLDFGEMQEINYTSIGNEITLNWSSSLTYADKFVITGSEDGTLSTIIDTVDGNKSDLTFLVDYESYSMDLKVSALLLNHEDELVIIDQKTKARAAFNLPTFSGLTLVNEAIINLSITDHSSFDDEFIVYERTRSAWHQPYSEFIPIDTVASSGNIFITKNENNDREYAIAAIYQNKKSGLSEPIELDFISAPPYIGENVFTSVSPTSVKLTWIDGNSEAGRPSTYQFELYLYNSETDELLRQINIPPSETEYTIDNLNPSIKYEFVLKTYNSRTPDPISFSVETSLEEVDAFFMARNDGIDDAKILANQELIVYSPNQYGASGLKVFDLNTNSYQTIYDTGEDQSEYEGKFIEDFSITENLELIATNRTVTNEYTGEKNSFIYVMDKSSGTPVYFKKQLSRNSNEDIYLAGFISETELIYIYNDSYSEGKLKVHKWNFYTNETEKIFERHRLEYSSSYIDNDKILIGAAYAGIGLLVLSKDGAVIHDIPEPYFGETVLQIDPSSVPNSYNLNISETLYRYNISTNTTERFEDLNYIDSFMEVSQHNLILSNRGYYLNFTDLNTGSRIYSLYDPERNFSFQNGAFLPNRNQVLLQFGERIKIFDVKVDWVTTN; encoded by the coding sequence ATGAAGAAGTATATACTCTTTATTCTGTTCTTTATTTTTGGATTACTGCTTTCAAACTGTAGTACAGGGCCTGATTTTGAGCGAGAAAACTCCAGAGACCCCGCTGCAGGGAACTTTCAACCCAACATGCATTCTCTACAAGTTGAGTTAAATAATGATAAAACTGTTACTCTGAACTGGAAAGATGGGTCCGGTTTTGAAGACGGGATAATTATTGCAAAAAGTCTTGGAGAGAATGGCTTATTTACAATTTTAGACACTCTTTCTGCAAATAGTGTCAGTTATACGGACAACTCAAAATTGCTAGACCTAAATACAACTTACTTTATAGGAGGATTTAAAAATGGCACTACTCCAATCGATTCTTCCCGATTTCTTTCAAGAAGGTTAGATTTTGGTGAAATGCAGGAGATAAATTACACCTCGATAGGAAATGAAATTACTCTAAACTGGAGCTCTTCTTTGACTTATGCAGATAAATTTGTGATAACAGGAAGTGAAGATGGCACTTTATCAACTATCATTGATACCGTAGACGGAAATAAATCAGATTTAACTTTTCTGGTTGATTATGAATCCTATTCAATGGACCTCAAAGTATCTGCATTATTGCTTAACCATGAAGATGAGCTGGTTATAATTGATCAAAAGACAAAGGCACGCGCAGCCTTTAACCTTCCAACCTTTTCTGGATTAACTTTAGTGAATGAAGCAATCATCAATCTGTCAATTACTGACCATTCCAGCTTTGATGATGAATTTATTGTTTATGAAAGAACAAGATCAGCTTGGCATCAGCCCTATTCTGAATTCATTCCCATAGATACGGTAGCTTCAAGTGGAAATATCTTTATAACTAAGAATGAGAATAACGATCGAGAGTATGCAATTGCAGCAATTTATCAGAATAAAAAATCGGGATTGTCTGAGCCAATAGAATTAGACTTTATATCAGCACCTCCCTATATCGGAGAGAATGTTTTTACCTCGGTATCACCCACCTCTGTGAAATTAACCTGGATAGATGGCAATTCCGAAGCTGGACGGCCCTCTACATATCAATTTGAACTCTATCTTTACAATTCTGAGACCGATGAATTACTTCGACAAATCAATATCCCACCAAGTGAGACGGAGTATACCATTGACAATCTTAATCCCTCGATTAAGTATGAGTTTGTTCTCAAGACTTATAACTCCCGGACTCCAGATCCAATATCTTTTTCAGTCGAAACTTCCTTAGAAGAGGTTGACGCTTTTTTTATGGCTCGAAATGATGGTATTGATGATGCTAAAATATTGGCGAATCAGGAATTAATTGTTTACAGCCCCAATCAATACGGGGCATCCGGTTTAAAAGTATTTGACCTTAATACAAATTCCTATCAAACCATTTATGATACTGGTGAAGACCAAAGTGAATATGAAGGTAAATTCATTGAAGATTTTTCTATTACTGAAAACTTAGAACTTATTGCAACTAATAGGACTGTTACAAATGAATATACTGGAGAAAAAAATTCTTTCATTTATGTGATGGACAAAAGTTCTGGAACACCAGTTTACTTTAAAAAACAACTATCTCGCAATAGTAACGAAGACATTTATCTTGCTGGATTTATTTCTGAGACTGAATTAATCTATATTTATAATGATTCATACTCAGAAGGCAAACTTAAAGTGCATAAATGGAACTTCTACACAAATGAAACTGAAAAGATATTTGAGAGGCACCGATTAGAATATTCTTCTTCATACATAGATAATGATAAAATCTTGATCGGAGCTGCATATGCTGGTATAGGTTTGTTGGTATTGAGTAAGGATGGGGCTGTTATTCATGATATTCCAGAACCTTATTTTGGTGAAACGGTATTACAAATTGACCCATCAAGTGTGCCAAATAGTTATAACTTGAATATAAGTGAGACACTTTATAGATATAATATTTCAACGAATACAACTGAAAGATTTGAAGATCTAAATTACATAGATTCTTTCATGGAAGTTTCACAGCACAATTTAATTTTAAGCAACCGAGGGTATTATTTAAATTTTACAGACCTCAACACTGGTTCACGAATCTATAGCCTTTATGACCCCGAAAGGAATTTTTCATTTCAAAATGGGGCATTCCTTCCAAATAGAAATCAGGTTCTTCTTCAATTTGGAGAAAGAATTAAAATCTTTGATGTTAAAGTTGATTGGGTAACAACTAATTAG
- a CDS encoding acyl-CoA reductase: MRWFDKHIDRIRKVTEEWLDPENKSLQEAIRKTVDEGHFSQKDIDFQLSVLRENIGNNEIEEWVKRSGLNNAQNAQGTKVLCLHAGNLPLVGFQTALGALLSGADYHGKLSRKDPYLLSSFLKEVKKAGLDQQIRFSTDLNDSKDLRADNVVFAGSEESVSEVKEKILELKVAKENAEYIIRTAKFSIAYLEDWNEETKKELIEAMLRYGGKGCRSVAVVVANFGLKKVKEELKKAIREFWELNPQHQRPAPDLQYQYAYNAAVQRSQLWLEDFLIQESEELPDTDFTVNWVEGGEEKVRELKTQFGKKVQSVYTFGKEIAGIETEKLAKAQRPNLWWKPDGVDVVKSLV, from the coding sequence TTGAGATGGTTTGATAAACATATCGATCGCATCAGAAAAGTGACAGAGGAATGGCTGGATCCTGAAAATAAATCTTTGCAGGAAGCAATTCGGAAAACGGTGGATGAAGGACACTTCAGTCAAAAAGACATCGATTTTCAGCTCTCGGTTTTAAGAGAGAATATAGGTAACAATGAAATTGAGGAATGGGTAAAACGCTCCGGCCTAAACAATGCCCAAAACGCACAGGGAACAAAAGTACTGTGCCTGCATGCCGGTAATTTGCCGTTGGTAGGCTTTCAAACTGCATTGGGAGCCCTCTTATCCGGCGCAGATTATCACGGTAAACTCTCCCGAAAAGACCCTTATCTGCTTTCATCATTTTTAAAAGAAGTGAAAAAAGCAGGTCTGGATCAGCAAATTCGGTTTTCCACCGATTTGAATGATTCTAAAGACTTGAGAGCCGATAACGTTGTATTTGCCGGATCTGAAGAATCCGTTTCTGAAGTAAAAGAAAAGATCCTGGAGCTGAAGGTAGCAAAAGAGAATGCAGAGTATATCATCCGGACGGCCAAATTCTCCATCGCTTACCTGGAGGACTGGAATGAAGAGACAAAAAAAGAGTTGATTGAAGCAATGCTGAGATACGGCGGGAAAGGCTGTCGGTCGGTAGCTGTAGTGGTTGCCAATTTTGGACTGAAGAAGGTCAAAGAAGAACTTAAAAAAGCTATTAGAGAATTTTGGGAATTGAACCCTCAACATCAAAGACCCGCTCCGGATTTACAGTATCAATATGCCTATAACGCAGCCGTGCAAAGAAGTCAGCTTTGGCTGGAGGACTTCCTGATCCAGGAATCAGAGGAGCTGCCGGACACCGACTTTACGGTAAACTGGGTAGAAGGAGGAGAGGAGAAAGTCAGAGAGTTAAAAACTCAATTCGGAAAGAAGGTGCAGTCGGTTTATACTTTTGGAAAAGAAATAGCCGGGATAGAGACGGAGAAGTTGGCAAAGGCCCAACGCCCCAACCTTTGGTGGAAACCGGATGGGGTGGATGTAGTGAAAAGCCTAGTTTAA
- the purD gene encoding phosphoribosylamine--glycine ligase: MKYNVLLLGSGGREHALAWAIAQSSSLNKLFIAPGNPGTAEVGENVNLSISDFDQVWDFIQDNDINLTVVGPEQPLVDGIANFLETKNHPVFGPKLQAAMLEGSKEFAKEFMQRHNIPTATYKVFDQNNFDEAADYIKEQGKYPVVLKADGLAGGKGVFIPETEAEAMEVLEELKTSDSLKDAASRLVIEEFMIGEEASVFAISDGESYKVIGNAQDHKRIGEGDTGLNTGGMGAYSPAPVVSTGILDRVEREIIEPTISGMKEEGNPYAGILYCGLMITKEGPKVVEYNCRFGDPECQVILPRLTADMLEVIVACTESKLDTVNIDFDDEVKCCVVLASGGYPESYEKGKVITGLDDVKDAILFHAGTKKEGNQILTNGGRVLNVVGSGKDLQTAIDNTYAEVEKIAFDKAYYRSDIGAKGLKH; encoded by the coding sequence ATGAAATACAACGTTCTGTTACTGGGAAGCGGTGGACGTGAACATGCACTGGCTTGGGCCATCGCTCAATCCTCTTCACTGAATAAGCTGTTCATTGCTCCCGGGAATCCCGGAACTGCGGAAGTGGGAGAGAACGTAAACCTTTCCATTAGTGACTTTGATCAGGTTTGGGATTTTATTCAGGACAATGATATCAACCTCACCGTTGTAGGCCCTGAGCAGCCGCTGGTGGATGGTATTGCCAATTTCCTGGAAACAAAGAATCACCCGGTTTTTGGTCCGAAATTGCAGGCAGCTATGCTGGAAGGGAGTAAGGAATTTGCCAAGGAATTCATGCAGCGGCACAACATCCCAACAGCCACGTATAAAGTTTTTGATCAGAACAACTTTGATGAAGCCGCTGACTACATCAAAGAACAGGGTAAATATCCGGTGGTATTAAAAGCTGATGGTTTGGCCGGCGGGAAAGGGGTTTTCATCCCTGAAACTGAAGCCGAGGCTATGGAAGTTCTGGAAGAGCTGAAGACCAGTGATTCTCTCAAAGATGCAGCCAGCCGTTTAGTAATTGAAGAGTTTATGATTGGGGAAGAAGCTTCGGTCTTTGCCATATCTGACGGGGAATCGTACAAGGTAATTGGTAACGCCCAGGATCATAAACGAATCGGAGAGGGCGATACCGGGCTGAATACCGGCGGAATGGGTGCGTATTCTCCTGCTCCCGTGGTATCAACTGGAATTCTGGACCGCGTAGAACGAGAGATTATTGAACCGACCATTTCGGGGATGAAAGAAGAAGGAAATCCATATGCCGGAATTCTGTACTGCGGGTTGATGATTACCAAAGAAGGCCCCAAAGTGGTTGAGTACAACTGCCGTTTCGGAGATCCGGAATGCCAGGTAATACTCCCCCGGCTAACAGCCGATATGCTGGAAGTCATAGTGGCTTGCACCGAATCCAAACTGGATACTGTGAATATTGACTTTGACGATGAAGTGAAATGCTGCGTGGTATTAGCATCAGGCGGGTATCCGGAATCATATGAAAAAGGAAAGGTGATTACCGGCCTGGATGATGTTAAGGATGCCATTCTATTTCACGCAGGCACCAAAAAAGAAGGGAATCAAATTCTTACCAATGGCGGACGGGTGCTTAATGTTGTCGGCTCCGGAAAAGATCTGCAAACGGCTATTGATAACACCTACGCCGAAGTAGAAAAAATAGCTTTTGACAAAGCCTATTACCGGAGCGATATTGGGGCGAAAGGCCTTAAGCATTAG
- the tpiA gene encoding triose-phosphate isomerase: MRRFLIAGNWKMNCGPYDAAELLEGLKEKKAEVDENVDVLVCPPFVSIGMAVNYLHDTDIQVGAQNLHFEENGAYTGEVSGSMIAESGCNYVIIGHSERRQYFGETDTTVNKRSHKALEHKLAPIICVGESLDQRKSGEHYDLVKNQVTAALFDISKEDILDVVIAYEPIWAIGTGETASPEQAQEMHEHIRKVIGGLYSEDTADRINILYGGSMKPANAKELLSQPDVDGGLIGGASLDAESFSEIITIAEELS, from the coding sequence ATGCGAAGATTTTTGATAGCCGGTAACTGGAAAATGAATTGCGGTCCTTATGACGCAGCCGAACTGCTGGAAGGACTCAAAGAAAAGAAAGCCGAAGTTGACGAAAATGTAGATGTACTGGTTTGTCCGCCTTTTGTATCCATCGGGATGGCCGTCAATTACCTTCATGACACCGACATTCAGGTAGGAGCGCAGAATCTTCACTTTGAAGAAAACGGAGCCTACACCGGTGAAGTGAGTGGAAGCATGATCGCGGAAAGCGGATGCAATTACGTGATTATAGGTCACTCTGAACGCCGTCAGTATTTTGGGGAAACGGATACAACGGTGAACAAACGATCCCATAAAGCGCTGGAGCATAAATTGGCTCCAATCATTTGTGTTGGAGAAAGCCTGGATCAGAGAAAATCAGGTGAACATTACGATTTGGTTAAAAACCAGGTGACAGCCGCTCTTTTTGATATTTCAAAAGAAGATATACTGGATGTAGTGATTGCATACGAGCCAATCTGGGCTATTGGAACAGGGGAAACGGCCTCGCCGGAGCAGGCACAGGAAATGCACGAGCATATCCGAAAAGTAATTGGTGGATTGTATAGCGAAGACACCGCCGACCGAATCAATATTCTGTATGGTGGCAGCATGAAGCCGGCCAATGCCAAAGAGCTGTTAAGTCAGCCCGATGTGGATGGCGGACTGATAGGAGGTGCTAGCCTCGATGCCGAAAGCTTTTCTGAAATTATCACCATTGCCGAAGAACTTTCCTGA